The proteins below come from a single Afipia felis ATCC 53690 genomic window:
- the glk gene encoding glucokinase has translation MNVTTPAGLDDLRVIGDIGGTHARFALAQRGAYSHLQRVDVAKYDSLIEALKDYLAVLPSGLLPSVAVIDVAGPVRGDHVKMTNLAWSFSADDMKHRLGLKAFRVLNDFAAAASSIPYLPQADCFPIGPDISGVKGPIGVVGPGTGLGVGALVPNGDGWTLIPGEGGHVSLPPSSEIEDRILVILRKRFGHASAERALSGVGLVNLYHALCEIDGVAAAPFTPADVTDHAIRGTDPLCVKAFAHFCEMLGTVAGDLALTLGASGGIYIAGGILLRFKEAFAASGFRTRFESKGRFRDWLQTVPTRLILEESPALLGLANVPIEVGV, from the coding sequence ATGAACGTAACGACGCCCGCAGGACTGGATGACCTGCGGGTCATCGGCGATATCGGCGGTACCCATGCCCGCTTTGCGCTGGCGCAGCGCGGGGCTTACAGCCATCTGCAACGTGTCGACGTCGCAAAATACGATTCGCTGATTGAGGCGCTGAAGGATTATCTCGCCGTGCTGCCGTCGGGACTGCTGCCGTCGGTCGCGGTGATCGATGTCGCGGGCCCCGTGCGCGGCGATCATGTGAAGATGACCAATCTCGCCTGGTCGTTCTCGGCGGATGACATGAAGCATCGCCTTGGCCTGAAGGCGTTTCGTGTGCTGAACGATTTTGCCGCAGCCGCATCCTCCATTCCCTATTTGCCGCAAGCGGATTGCTTTCCGATCGGCCCGGATATCTCAGGCGTGAAAGGGCCGATCGGCGTGGTCGGTCCCGGCACGGGACTGGGCGTCGGCGCGCTGGTGCCGAACGGTGACGGCTGGACGCTTATTCCGGGCGAGGGCGGTCATGTTAGCCTTCCGCCATCCAGCGAGATCGAAGACCGCATCCTTGTCATTCTTCGTAAGCGATTCGGGCATGCCTCTGCCGAGCGCGCGCTTTCGGGCGTGGGTCTCGTCAATCTCTATCACGCGCTGTGTGAGATCGATGGCGTGGCGGCCGCACCGTTCACGCCGGCCGATGTGACCGATCATGCTATTCGCGGCACCGATCCGCTTTGCGTAAAGGCGTTCGCGCATTTTTGTGAGATGCTCGGCACGGTGGCGGGGGATCTTGCCCTGACGCTCGGTGCAAGCGGCGGCATCTATATCGCAGGCGGCATCTTGCTGCGTTTCAAGGAGGCTTTCGCAGCCTCCGGCTTTCGCACGCGGTTCGAGAGCAAGGGCCGCTTCCGCGATTGGCTGCAAACCGTTCCGACACGGCTCATTCTGGAAGAGTCGCCGGCGCTGCTCGGGCTTGCCAACGTGCCGATCGAGGTCGGCGTTTAA
- a CDS encoding NAD(P)/FAD-dependent oxidoreductase gives MSEAIKTDVLIIGAGPCGLFAVFELGLLDMKTHVVDILDKIGGQCAELYPEKPIYDIPGIPMVTGQGLTEALMEQIKPFNPTFHLGEMILSVEKIGDPLFRVTTDADRVFEAKVVVIAAGGGSFQPKRPPVPGIEAYEGTSVFYAVRKMEQFRDKELLIVGGGDSALDWTLNLHPLAKRVTLLHRRDDFRAAPHSVEQMRKLVAEGKMDLKIGQVTALEGEHGVLKGVQIKGADNSMSTISCDTILPFFGLTMKLGPVAEWGVKLENNLVPVDTEAFETNVPGIFAIGDINTYPGKLKLILSGFHEGALMAQKASRYVFPDKRVVFQYTTSSSSLQKKLGVN, from the coding sequence ATGAGCGAAGCGATCAAGACCGATGTGTTGATCATCGGCGCAGGCCCCTGCGGACTGTTTGCGGTTTTCGAACTCGGTCTTCTCGACATGAAGACTCATGTCGTCGACATCCTCGACAAGATCGGAGGCCAGTGCGCCGAGCTCTATCCGGAAAAGCCGATCTACGACATTCCCGGCATTCCGATGGTGACGGGTCAGGGCCTCACTGAAGCGCTGATGGAGCAGATCAAGCCGTTCAATCCGACCTTCCATCTCGGCGAGATGATCCTGAGCGTCGAGAAGATCGGCGACCCGCTGTTTCGCGTCACCACCGACGCAGACAGGGTGTTCGAAGCCAAGGTTGTTGTGATCGCCGCGGGCGGCGGCTCGTTCCAGCCGAAGCGGCCGCCGGTGCCGGGCATCGAAGCCTATGAAGGCACCTCGGTGTTCTACGCCGTGCGCAAGATGGAGCAGTTCCGGGACAAGGAGCTTCTGATCGTCGGCGGCGGCGATTCCGCGCTCGACTGGACGCTCAACCTTCATCCGCTTGCCAAGCGTGTCACGCTCCTGCATCGCCGCGATGATTTCCGTGCAGCGCCGCATAGTGTCGAGCAGATGCGCAAGCTGGTGGCGGAAGGAAAAATGGATCTGAAGATCGGTCAGGTCACGGCGCTCGAAGGCGAGCACGGTGTGCTGAAGGGTGTTCAGATCAAGGGCGCCGATAATTCCATGTCGACGATCTCCTGCGATACGATCCTGCCCTTCTTCGGTCTCACCATGAAGCTCGGCCCGGTCGCGGAGTGGGGTGTGAAGCTCGAGAACAATCTCGTGCCGGTCGACACCGAAGCGTTCGAAACCAACGTGCCTGGCATCTTCGCCATCGGCGACATCAACACCTACCCGGGCAAGCTGAAGCTCATCCTTTCCGGTTTCCACGAGGGCGCGCTGATGGCGCAGAAGGCAAGCCGCTACGTGTTCCCGGACAAGCGTGTCGTGTTCCAGTACACCACATCGTCATCGAGCCTGCAGAAGAAGCTCGGCGTCAACTGA
- a CDS encoding ABC transporter ATP-binding protein, producing the protein MVATPNDAIIRVRDLTVGFGNRLILDKLSLDVRRGEILGFVGPSGAGKSVLTRTILGLMPKRSGTIEVFGINMNEADDKTRSAVERRWGVLFQQGALFSSLTVRQNIQFPVREFMKVSERLLDEIVVAKLTMVGLRPETADLYPSELSGGMIKRVALARALALDPEIVFLDEPTSGLDPISAGDFDELVMTLQRALGLTVFMVTHDLDSLKTACNRIAVLGDKKVLLVGTMNDMLASRHPWLQEYFHGKRARTVIA; encoded by the coding sequence ATGGTTGCCACTCCGAACGATGCGATCATCCGGGTCCGCGACCTCACGGTGGGATTCGGCAACAGGCTGATCCTCGACAAGCTCAGCCTCGACGTGAGGCGCGGTGAGATCCTTGGCTTCGTCGGTCCCTCCGGCGCAGGCAAGTCGGTGCTGACCCGCACCATTCTCGGCCTGATGCCGAAACGCTCGGGTACCATCGAGGTGTTCGGCATCAACATGAACGAGGCCGACGACAAGACCCGCAGTGCTGTCGAACGTCGATGGGGCGTGCTGTTCCAGCAGGGCGCGCTGTTTTCCTCGTTGACGGTGCGGCAGAACATCCAGTTTCCGGTCCGCGAGTTCATGAAGGTGTCGGAGCGGCTGCTCGATGAGATTGTCGTCGCCAAGCTCACCATGGTCGGGCTGCGGCCTGAAACCGCCGACCTTTATCCGTCCGAATTGTCAGGCGGCATGATCAAGCGCGTGGCGCTGGCCCGCGCGCTGGCGCTCGACCCGGAGATCGTGTTTCTCGACGAGCCGACCTCGGGCCTCGACCCGATCAGCGCCGGCGATTTCGACGAACTCGTCATGACCTTGCAGCGTGCTTTGGGGCTGACGGTTTTCATGGTAACGCACGACCTCGATAGCTTGAAAACCGCATGCAACCGGATCGCCGTGCTCGGCGACAAGAAGGTGCTGCTGGTCGGCACCATGAACGACATGCTGGCGTCCCGGCATCCGTGGTTGCAGGAATACTTCCATGGCAAGCGTGCGCGTACCGTTATTGCGTAG
- the dgcA gene encoding N-acetyl-D-Glu racemase DgcA, with product MTSVPFQLQVRIERWPIAGRFSISRGSKTEAVVVVAEICRDGLTGRGECVPYPRYGETPEATVNAIHSVGHWTSLTRDVLNMRMLPGAARNALDCALWDLEAKEAKQRIWELAGLPAPRPLTTAYTISLGTPEEMAQATHAAAHRPLLKIKLGGEGDETRIAAVRRAAPDATLIVDANEAWSNDNLQRNLDACAKADVALVEQPLPAGQDAALERIARPIPVCADESAHATASLKELEGRYDAVNIKLDKTGGLTEALAMSREAERLGLRVMVGCMVATSLAMAPALIVAQPAFIVDLDGPLLLAKDREHALRYDGSTVHPPDAALWG from the coding sequence ATGACCTCTGTTCCCTTCCAGCTACAAGTTCGCATCGAGCGCTGGCCTATCGCAGGCCGTTTCTCCATCAGCCGCGGCAGCAAGACCGAGGCCGTCGTCGTCGTCGCCGAAATCTGTCGTGACGGACTGACGGGACGCGGCGAATGCGTGCCTTATCCGCGCTACGGCGAGACGCCGGAAGCGACGGTCAATGCGATACATTCGGTGGGCCACTGGACGAGTCTTACGCGCGACGTGCTGAATATGCGAATGCTGCCCGGTGCGGCACGCAATGCGCTCGACTGCGCACTGTGGGATTTAGAGGCCAAGGAAGCGAAGCAGCGCATCTGGGAGCTTGCAGGCCTTCCCGCACCGCGCCCTCTCACCACTGCCTATACGATCTCACTCGGCACGCCGGAGGAGATGGCGCAGGCGACGCACGCAGCAGCGCATCGTCCGCTGCTCAAGATCAAGCTCGGCGGTGAAGGCGACGAGACACGCATCGCCGCGGTGCGCCGCGCCGCGCCCGACGCGACCTTGATCGTCGATGCCAACGAGGCCTGGTCCAACGACAATCTGCAACGCAATCTCGACGCCTGCGCCAAGGCGGACGTGGCGCTTGTCGAGCAGCCGCTACCTGCGGGACAGGATGCCGCACTCGAACGGATCGCGCGACCGATCCCGGTCTGCGCCGACGAGAGCGCCCACGCGACTGCCTCGCTCAAGGAGCTTGAAGGACGCTACGACGCGGTCAACATCAAGCTCGACAAGACCGGCGGCCTGACCGAGGCCCTGGCGATGAGCCGCGAGGCCGAACGCCTCGGCTTGCGCGTCATGGTCGGTTGCATGGTCGCGACCTCGCTGGCGATGGCCCCTGCCCTGATCGTGGCGCAGCCGGCCTTCATCGTCGATCTCGACGGTCCGCTGCTGCTGGCGAAGGATCGCGAGCACGCCCTGCGCTATGATGGGTCGACCGTCCACCCGCCGGATGCAGCGCTCTGGGGCTAG
- a CDS encoding Hpt domain-containing protein: MQFSIEQVPWMPSPPLVPMPTPLDLSYLRSMTLGDVHLEREVLEMFKTQTRDLLAQLASHPENSAELAHTLKGSARAVGAFEVGEAAYALEIGLHERSGFGAAFRQLQGCAREAFEAIDTHLARGN; this comes from the coding sequence ATGCAGTTTTCAATCGAACAGGTTCCATGGATGCCTTCGCCGCCGCTGGTCCCGATGCCAACGCCGCTGGACTTGTCCTATCTGCGGAGCATGACGCTCGGCGATGTGCATCTCGAGCGCGAAGTGCTGGAGATGTTCAAGACGCAGACCCGCGATCTGCTGGCGCAACTTGCTTCGCATCCTGAAAATTCCGCCGAGCTTGCGCATACGCTGAAAGGCTCTGCGCGCGCGGTTGGCGCGTTCGAGGTCGGCGAGGCTGCTTACGCGCTGGAAATCGGACTGCACGAGCGCAGCGGCTTCGGCGCCGCGTTCCGGCAGTTGCAAGGATGTGCGCGCGAAGCTTTCGAGGCGATCGATACGCATCTCGCGCGCGGCAATTAA
- a CDS encoding MlaD family protein, with protein METRANYLLIGTFTLAVIAAAFGFVFWFQNLGAVAQRTPIRIIFEGAASGLRTGGNVNFNGIKIGEVTSIKLDDPKRVVVIASVDKSAPIRADTLVGLEFAGLTGVSAVSLKGGSLEAGGIPVADDGVPTLTADPNAIMDIGEAVRATLQNVNKLVTDNQVALHDSMENLKTFSKALADNSNRIDSIMVGVESLMGGKEGEEGELQKAARSFRELADNLDKRTAVLTSDGRALITDSRRTLGDISRAVNNFDRNPTRVLFGASNTDNRAAPPQQAPAPPARGHRPAR; from the coding sequence ATGGAAACGCGGGCGAACTACCTTCTGATCGGCACCTTTACGCTGGCGGTGATCGCTGCGGCGTTCGGTTTCGTGTTCTGGTTTCAGAACCTCGGCGCGGTCGCGCAGCGCACGCCGATCCGCATCATTTTCGAAGGCGCGGCCTCGGGCCTGCGCACTGGCGGCAACGTCAATTTCAACGGCATCAAGATCGGCGAGGTGACCTCGATCAAGCTCGACGATCCGAAGCGCGTGGTGGTGATCGCCTCCGTCGACAAGAGCGCGCCGATCCGCGCGGACACCCTCGTCGGACTGGAGTTCGCGGGTCTCACCGGTGTATCGGCGGTGTCGCTGAAAGGCGGCTCGCTGGAGGCGGGCGGCATTCCGGTGGCCGACGACGGCGTGCCGACCCTCACCGCCGATCCGAACGCCATCATGGATATCGGCGAGGCTGTGCGGGCGACGCTGCAGAATGTCAACAAGCTCGTCACTGATAATCAGGTCGCTCTGCATGACAGCATGGAAAACCTGAAGACCTTCTCCAAGGCTTTGGCGGATAATTCGAATCGCATCGATAGCATCATGGTCGGCGTGGAATCGCTGATGGGCGGCAAGGAAGGCGAGGAAGGTGAATTGCAGAAGGCCGCGCGGTCGTTCCGCGAACTGGCCGACAATCTCGACAAGCGGACAGCGGTCCTGACGTCGGATGGGCGCGCGCTGATCACAGATAGCCGCCGCACGCTTGGCGACATCAGCCGCGCCGTGAACAATTTTGACCGCAACCCGACCCGCGTGCTGTTCGGCGCGAGCAATACAGACAATCGCGCTGCACCCCCGCAACAGGCTCCTGCTCCACCGGCGCGGGGGCACCGTCCGGCCCGATGA
- a CDS encoding ABC transporter permease has product MNGNPTLEQTPLGAGVALRAAGEWTVHHAPALEKLVEHTERSRDGGRASLVIDVSQISRLDTFGAWLIERLRRALTRGDTAPMIAGLSADYASLVEEVKRVKAVPEPAKPSFGPIRAVEAIGRSVAEVGDTLLGLLNMTGSILYAFWRVILHPSRFRLTSTVHQLEQVCWRAVPIVVLITFLIGCIIAQQGIFQFRKFGADVFVVDMLGVLVLREIGVLLVAIMVAGRSGSAYTAELGSMRMREEIDALRTMGFNPTEVLILPRILALVIAMPILAFLGAMAALYGGGLTAWIYGGVQPDAFLSRLREAISINHFTVGLVKAPFMALIIGVIACVEGAAVQGSAESLGKHTTASVVKSIFFVIVVDGLFAIFFASIGV; this is encoded by the coding sequence GTGAACGGGAATCCAACCCTCGAGCAGACGCCGCTTGGCGCCGGTGTGGCGTTGCGCGCGGCCGGGGAATGGACCGTGCACCATGCGCCCGCTCTCGAGAAGCTTGTGGAGCACACCGAGCGTTCCCGTGACGGCGGACGCGCAAGCCTCGTCATCGACGTCTCGCAGATATCCCGACTGGATACGTTCGGCGCCTGGCTGATCGAGCGGTTGCGCCGCGCTCTGACACGCGGCGATACCGCTCCGATGATCGCAGGCCTGTCGGCGGATTACGCAAGCCTCGTCGAGGAAGTGAAGCGCGTGAAGGCCGTGCCGGAGCCGGCAAAGCCGTCGTTCGGTCCGATCCGCGCTGTCGAGGCAATTGGCCGCAGCGTCGCGGAGGTCGGAGATACGCTGCTCGGTCTTCTCAATATGACGGGCTCGATCCTCTATGCGTTCTGGCGCGTGATCCTGCATCCGTCCCGTTTCCGCCTGACTTCGACCGTCCATCAACTGGAGCAGGTCTGCTGGCGTGCGGTGCCGATCGTGGTGCTGATCACCTTTCTGATCGGCTGCATCATCGCTCAGCAGGGCATTTTCCAGTTCCGCAAGTTCGGCGCGGACGTGTTTGTGGTCGACATGCTCGGTGTGCTGGTGCTGCGCGAGATCGGTGTGCTGCTGGTGGCGATCATGGTCGCGGGCCGTTCGGGCAGCGCCTACACGGCCGAACTCGGCTCGATGCGGATGCGCGAGGAAATCGATGCCTTGCGCACCATGGGATTCAATCCGACCGAAGTGCTGATTCTGCCACGCATTCTCGCGCTGGTGATCGCGATGCCGATTCTGGCCTTCCTCGGCGCGATGGCTGCGCTTTACGGCGGTGGCCTCACGGCATGGATCTATGGTGGCGTGCAGCCCGATGCGTTCCTGTCGCGATTGCGCGAGGCGATCTCGATCAACCATTTCACCGTCGGCCTCGTGAAAGCGCCTTTCATGGCGCTCATCATCGGCGTCATCGCCTGTGTCGAAGGTGCTGCGGTGCAGGGCAGCGCGGAATCGCTCGGCAAGCACACCACGGCATCTGTGGTGAAGTCGATCTTCTTCGTCATTGTTGTTGATGGCCTGTTCGCCATCTTCTTCGCCTCGATCGGAGTCTGA
- a CDS encoding 2Fe-2S iron-sulfur cluster-binding protein, which translates to MVKINFIDHAGTTRTVDVDAGATAMEAAIRNAIPGIDAECGGACACATCHVYVDEAWQEKVGPPSPMEEDMLDFGYDVRPNSRLSCQIKMTEELDGLVLRTPERQA; encoded by the coding sequence ATGGTCAAAATCAACTTCATCGATCACGCCGGCACCACCCGTACCGTTGACGTCGATGCCGGCGCGACGGCGATGGAAGCCGCCATCCGCAACGCCATTCCCGGCATCGATGCCGAATGCGGAGGCGCGTGTGCCTGCGCCACCTGCCACGTCTATGTCGACGAAGCCTGGCAGGAAAAGGTCGGACCACCTTCGCCGATGGAAGAGGATATGCTCGATTTCGGCTACGACGTGCGCCCCAATTCGCGCCTCTCCTGCCAGATCAAGATGACCGAGGAACTGGACGGTCTTGTGCTGCGGACGCCCGAGCGGCAGGCCTGA